From a region of the Salinispira pacifica genome:
- a CDS encoding nucleotidyltransferase family protein produces MKPTLLILAAGMGSRYGGIKQIEPVGTNGEIILEYSIFDAIRAGFGKVVFVIRRDIKDDFDKHVLPRFSDRIPCEYVFQEMDDLPAGFSVPEDRSKPWGTAHAVLAARDVLKEPFAVINADDFYGKDAYRVMGEFLASRNGTDREYAMVGYQLMKTVSENGTVSRGICQVDEQGCLTGMTEHTKLEKKSGHVLSHLDDGSSKRFTGDEAVSMNLFGFTPAVLPRMQEMFASFLRSTGPDLKSEFYIPTVANDAVNSGDASMKVLRSSAEWFGITYQEDRPGVVSSIQALVESGEYPESLWA; encoded by the coding sequence ATGAAACCGACCTTACTAATCCTTGCGGCAGGAATGGGGAGCCGATACGGCGGAATTAAGCAGATTGAACCCGTTGGAACCAACGGCGAAATCATTTTGGAGTATTCGATTTTCGATGCCATACGTGCCGGATTCGGAAAAGTGGTATTTGTTATCAGAAGAGATATCAAGGATGATTTTGACAAGCATGTTCTTCCCCGATTCTCAGACAGGATTCCCTGTGAGTATGTATTTCAGGAAATGGATGATCTGCCCGCCGGGTTCAGTGTGCCGGAGGACCGGAGCAAACCCTGGGGAACCGCCCATGCGGTTCTGGCAGCCAGAGATGTGCTGAAGGAACCGTTCGCAGTAATAAATGCCGATGATTTTTACGGAAAGGATGCATACCGGGTAATGGGTGAGTTCTTGGCATCCAGAAACGGAACGGATCGTGAGTACGCCATGGTGGGATATCAGCTGATGAAAACCGTCAGCGAGAACGGTACCGTTTCCCGGGGAATTTGTCAGGTTGATGAGCAGGGATGCCTCACCGGTATGACCGAGCATACCAAGCTGGAAAAAAAGTCCGGCCATGTACTCAGTCACCTGGACGATGGCAGCAGCAAACGGTTTACCGGTGACGAGGCGGTTTCCATGAATCTCTTCGGATTCACCCCTGCAGTGCTACCCAGAATGCAGGAGATGTTTGCAAGTTTCCTTCGGAGCACCGGCCCCGACCTGAAAAGTGAATTTTACATTCCCACTGTTGCAAATGACGCAGTAAATAGCGGTGATGCCAGTATGAAGGTGCTGCGCAGTTCAGCCGAATGGTTCGGGATTACCTATCAGGAAGATCGTCCGGGAGTTGTGAGCAGTATACAGGCACTGGTGGAATCAGGAGAATATCCTGAGAGTCTGTGGGCTTAA
- a CDS encoding FKBP-type peptidyl-prolyl cis-trans isomerase — MTAVKNTQITIDYTFKTTDGVLLGDSDKNGPFSFILGRGDVVPGLDSRLEGASVGDDLNFVIPADEAYGERREDLVFTVPLERFEGFEGLEPGVRVQSTIGGRPAELTVTEIGDDDVTLDANHPLAGQDIEFTVKVTSVEEVPEHLLNQDQGCGCGGGGCGCGGHGH, encoded by the coding sequence ATGACTGCTGTAAAGAACACACAAATAACCATTGATTATACGTTTAAGACCACAGACGGGGTTCTGCTGGGTGATTCCGATAAAAACGGACCGTTTTCTTTCATTCTCGGAAGAGGTGACGTGGTTCCCGGTCTGGACTCCAGACTTGAAGGGGCTTCTGTTGGCGATGATCTGAATTTTGTCATTCCCGCCGACGAAGCCTACGGCGAACGCCGGGAGGATCTGGTGTTTACTGTTCCCCTTGAGCGCTTTGAAGGGTTCGAAGGGCTGGAGCCGGGAGTGCGGGTTCAAAGCACCATCGGAGGTCGACCTGCTGAATTGACCGTAACAGAAATCGGTGATGATGATGTGACTCTGGATGCCAACCATCCCCTGGCGGGACAGGATATCGAGTTTACCGTGAAAGTTACCTCGGTTGAAGAGGTCCCCGAGCATCTGCTCAACCAGGATCAGGGTTGTGGATGCGGCGGAGGCGGCTGCGGCTGCGGCGGTCACGGACACTGA
- the ltrA gene encoding group II intron reverse transcriptase/maturase: MQTQGNRKIWYSLYGRMLERPRLEAAFRKVKATNGAPGVDGVSVKAFADRLAEQLDVLVKELKDKSYRPLPVLRVEIPKDGGGVRKLGIPSVRDRVVQQALLDILNPIFDPDFHPSSYGYRPGRSAHQAIDKASTFMRRYELEWVVDMDLSKCFDTLKHDFLLTQVRKRVADGSILNLIRLFLESGVMTDAGEENTEEGSPQGGVISPLLANIYLDFFDQWSMARGYRIVRYADDILIFASSQKGAERRLAAATHFLEEEMGLAVNREKTHITNLYEGVRYLGVVISRHHTRIQEKKVKAFKDKVRKLTRRNSGRPLGSTIYELNPVLRGFANYFRIANCTKVFRELMSWVRRRLRAIQLRLWKRSSRLHRRLRQLGFQGEFKHIKMSSWRSAKSPLAAMALQNKHFEEMNLFSLDKVQVAISVRQLAG; the protein is encoded by the coding sequence ATGCAGACACAAGGAAATCGTAAAATCTGGTACAGCCTCTACGGCAGGATGCTCGAGAGACCACGGCTGGAGGCCGCTTTCAGGAAGGTGAAGGCAACGAACGGAGCCCCCGGAGTAGACGGAGTGAGCGTCAAAGCCTTTGCCGACCGTCTGGCGGAGCAACTCGATGTACTTGTGAAGGAATTGAAGGACAAGAGCTACCGACCGCTTCCAGTCTTGAGGGTGGAAATACCCAAAGACGGGGGAGGAGTAAGGAAACTCGGGATACCTTCGGTTCGCGACCGGGTAGTCCAGCAAGCCTTACTGGACATTCTAAACCCAATATTTGACCCGGACTTTCATCCGTCCAGTTACGGATACCGACCGGGCAGAAGCGCACATCAGGCAATTGATAAGGCATCTACGTTCATGCGCAGGTATGAATTGGAATGGGTAGTGGATATGGACTTGTCGAAGTGTTTTGACACACTGAAGCATGACTTTTTACTGACTCAAGTACGAAAACGAGTTGCCGATGGAAGCATCTTGAATCTCATACGCCTCTTTCTTGAAAGTGGTGTGATGACGGATGCTGGTGAAGAGAACACTGAAGAAGGGAGTCCCCAGGGCGGGGTGATTAGTCCGCTTCTCGCGAACATCTACCTCGACTTCTTTGACCAGTGGAGCATGGCACGAGGGTATCGCATAGTTCGCTATGCCGACGATATCCTCATCTTTGCTTCATCACAAAAAGGTGCGGAACGTCGGCTTGCAGCTGCAACGCATTTTCTGGAAGAAGAAATGGGACTGGCTGTGAATCGTGAGAAAACTCACATTACAAACCTGTATGAGGGGGTGCGCTACCTTGGAGTAGTAATCTCTCGTCACCACACCCGGATTCAGGAAAAGAAGGTGAAAGCCTTCAAGGACAAGGTCAGGAAACTGACCCGACGCAACAGCGGGAGACCGCTGGGATCGACAATTTACGAACTCAATCCAGTACTACGCGGGTTTGCTAACTATTTCAGGATAGCAAATTGTACGAAGGTATTCAGGGAGCTGATGAGCTGGGTACGCAGGCGATTGCGGGCTATTCAGTTGCGACTTTGGAAACGCTCTTCCCGGCTGCACCGCCGATTGCGGCAGCTGGGATTTCAAGGCGAGTTCAAACACATCAAGATGAGTTCGTGGAGATCGGCTAAAAGTCCGCTTGCAGCCATGGCGCTGCAAAACAAGCACTTTGAAGAGATGAATCTGTTTTCTCTCGACAAGGTACAGGTCGCAATTTCTGTCCGGCAGCTTGCTGGATAA
- a CDS encoding alpha/beta hydrolase — MVNKVPGFRAVYVLFLVAAALIFTSCASVEDVPTEIQTGLMQLEENLGVEWRTADEIPGLREYGEYFGFGPFQLEARYMYGEFGRIFLVRQRPEGVQAKGIVVLVHGYMAHAGHMADMAGLFTTDGWTVILPDLPGHGLSDGPRNDIDHFSHYGDVLNQLYSGADIPDNLPCILMGHSTGASAIIETQRILYREHRTMPDGVIFAAPLVDMKGFRFRSSASAILGGRSIEIPPFVQNPTVLPRGVSKNPEFREFSTQGDPLLSSVYAPGWLEAYSRWIESWDEIPENMYGGPLLVLQGTGDSVVDWKSGIPKLRAPYGNRQFTRPCTT, encoded by the coding sequence GTGGTAAACAAAGTACCCGGATTCCGGGCTGTGTACGTTCTCTTCCTGGTTGCCGCCGCCCTGATTTTTACCTCTTGCGCTTCTGTTGAAGACGTACCCACGGAAATTCAGACAGGGCTGATGCAACTTGAGGAGAACCTCGGGGTAGAATGGCGGACGGCGGATGAGATTCCCGGATTACGGGAGTATGGGGAGTACTTCGGATTCGGACCATTTCAGCTGGAAGCACGCTACATGTACGGCGAGTTCGGGCGGATATTTCTTGTCAGGCAGCGGCCTGAAGGTGTGCAAGCCAAGGGTATCGTAGTGCTGGTTCACGGTTATATGGCCCATGCAGGGCATATGGCCGACATGGCAGGGCTGTTTACCACGGATGGATGGACGGTGATCCTTCCTGACCTTCCCGGGCACGGTCTCTCCGACGGTCCCCGAAACGATATTGACCACTTTTCTCACTACGGGGATGTTCTGAATCAGCTGTACTCCGGTGCGGACATCCCTGATAACCTGCCATGCATTTTGATGGGGCACAGCACCGGTGCATCGGCCATCATTGAAACCCAGAGGATACTGTATCGGGAACATCGGACCATGCCTGACGGGGTGATTTTTGCCGCCCCCCTGGTGGATATGAAAGGCTTCCGATTCCGCAGCAGCGCCAGCGCCATACTGGGCGGGCGGAGCATAGAGATTCCTCCGTTTGTGCAAAACCCCACTGTGCTTCCCCGGGGCGTCAGCAAGAATCCGGAATTTCGGGAGTTCTCTACCCAGGGAGATCCGCTGCTTTCTTCCGTCTATGCACCGGGATGGCTGGAGGCATATTCCCGCTGGATAGAGTCATGGGACGAAATTCCTGAAAACATGTACGGCGGTCCTCTTCTGGTTCTTCAGGGCACCGGCGATTCGGTGGTTGATTGGAAATCGGGCATTCCGAAGTTGCGTGCACCGTATGGTAACCGTCAATTTACCAGGCCCTGCACAACCTGA
- a CDS encoding diguanylate cyclase, with translation MRDKILFVDDDTNLLQSIQRNFRRSYECAVAADADEALKILESGDRFSVVVADYRMPGNNGIDFLRKSMERFPDTIRIMLTGYADMETALKAINQSRVFSFLQKPFDTGDLKTVLEEASKEHHRIQRIHMDSLTDPLTGLYNRRFIEREYARLMELARRQDSRLAVVFADIDNFKEVNDRYGHSAGDLLLSAIAETLAGTIRGSDLLCRYGGDEFVILMDSADIEHAHRLSERIVENVSALCIREMQDMNFSISLGQSAFPQDGETMNELLIQADKRMYMHKVQH, from the coding sequence ATGCGTGACAAAATTTTATTTGTTGATGATGATACCAATCTCCTGCAGTCCATCCAGAGAAATTTCCGCCGGTCCTATGAATGTGCCGTGGCGGCAGATGCCGATGAGGCTTTGAAAATACTGGAGTCCGGTGACCGGTTTTCCGTAGTGGTAGCCGATTATCGAATGCCGGGAAATAACGGTATCGATTTCCTTCGAAAGAGCATGGAACGTTTTCCTGATACGATCCGGATCATGCTCACCGGGTATGCGGATATGGAAACAGCCCTCAAGGCCATAAACCAGAGCCGGGTATTCAGCTTTCTTCAAAAACCTTTCGATACAGGTGACCTGAAAACCGTCCTGGAAGAGGCTTCCAAAGAACACCATCGAATCCAGCGCATTCACATGGACAGCCTCACCGATCCTCTCACCGGGCTATATAACCGTCGTTTCATTGAGAGAGAGTATGCCAGGCTCATGGAACTGGCCCGGAGACAGGATTCACGGCTCGCAGTGGTTTTTGCAGATATAGATAATTTCAAGGAAGTGAATGACCGATATGGACACAGTGCGGGAGATCTGCTGCTCAGCGCCATTGCCGAGACTCTGGCGGGAACCATCCGTGGCAGTGATCTGCTCTGCAGGTACGGCGGGGACGAGTTTGTTATTCTCATGGACAGTGCCGACATAGAACATGCCCACAGGCTGAGCGAACGAATCGTGGAAAATGTGAGCGCACTCTGCATCCGGGAGATGCAGGATATGAATTTCAGCATATCACTGGGGCAGTCGGCCTTTCCCCAGGACGGTGAAACCATGAATGAGCTGCTGATCCAGGCGGATAAACGGATGTACATGCACAAAGTGCAGCATTAG
- a CDS encoding glycogen/starch/alpha-glucan phosphorylase, with product MAKASNSAPKNIRNGLDAETVKWDFAETLKYTMGVDSYSATEHDRYMALAYAVRDRLINQWLQTQRTHHDKDVKRVYYLSLEFLMGRAMGNNVINSGIEGAVRKALDELGYDFEELREQEIDAGLGNGGLGRLAACFIDSMATLDLPAFGYGLRYDYGIFRQEIDNGYQVEHPDDWLRNGNPWEIERPDISVEVNFGGRVVATEDNGKINYRWIDTDSVVGVAYDQPIVGYGGNTVNTLRLWGARANEEFSFYDFNAGDYAEAVADRVQAENLTRVLYPNDTLYLGKELRLKQQYFFVACSLADIIRRFKKSGKKWTELPKMAAIQLNDTHPSIAVAELMRVLIDEEGLDWDSAWDITVNTMGYTNHTLMPEALEKWSVPMFEKLLPRHLQLIYEINHRFLSKVAVKFPGDTAKLRDMSIIEEGEPKMIRMAFLAIVGSHSVNGVAALHTELLKARLVPNFASMWPERFNNKTNGITQRRFLLKSNPPLAELLTETVGDGWITQLSELEQIRSKAKDATFQKKIAKVKLEAKKRLAEYVEKDYGYKLDTSHIFDIQIKRIHEYKRQLLNALHIIMLYNRIKRGDTKDMAPRTFIFGGKAAPGYQMAKLIIKLINNIATVINNDPDVNKYLQVYFLGNYRVSLAERLIPAADVSEQISTAGTEASGTGNMKFMANGALTIGTLDGANIEIKEEAGDDNIFIFGMNADEVEALRPVYDPYQYYLEDTEIKEALDLLFSGYFNFGEPGIFEPIRQTLFERGDNYMHLADLRSYADAHDQVVKTYNNQKKWLEMSINNIAGCGKFSSDRTIHQYAEDIWNVKPCKVERNTEGDDTLIEATLKGKK from the coding sequence ATGGCTAAAGCAAGTAATTCTGCACCCAAAAATATCCGGAACGGCCTGGACGCCGAGACGGTTAAATGGGATTTTGCGGAAACCCTGAAATACACCATGGGTGTAGACAGTTATTCCGCCACAGAACATGACCGTTATATGGCTCTTGCCTACGCAGTCAGAGACCGGCTCATTAACCAATGGCTTCAAACCCAGCGGACTCATCACGATAAGGATGTGAAGCGGGTGTATTATCTGTCTCTGGAATTCCTCATGGGACGTGCCATGGGAAACAATGTTATCAACTCAGGAATCGAAGGCGCCGTACGAAAGGCTCTGGACGAACTGGGATACGATTTCGAGGAACTCCGGGAACAGGAAATTGACGCAGGTCTGGGTAACGGCGGTCTGGGAAGACTTGCTGCATGTTTCATCGACTCAATGGCCACCCTTGATCTTCCCGCCTTCGGATATGGTCTGCGGTATGACTACGGGATATTCCGTCAGGAAATTGATAACGGATATCAGGTTGAACATCCCGATGACTGGCTTCGAAACGGGAATCCGTGGGAAATTGAACGTCCCGATATTTCCGTTGAAGTGAACTTCGGCGGACGCGTGGTTGCAACTGAGGACAACGGTAAAATCAACTACCGCTGGATCGATACAGACAGCGTCGTGGGTGTTGCATACGACCAGCCGATTGTGGGATACGGCGGAAACACGGTTAATACTCTCCGTCTGTGGGGTGCCCGTGCCAACGAAGAATTCAGTTTTTATGATTTCAATGCCGGTGATTATGCAGAAGCAGTCGCCGACAGGGTTCAGGCGGAAAACCTGACCCGGGTATTGTATCCCAACGATACTCTCTATCTTGGTAAGGAACTGCGGCTGAAGCAGCAGTACTTCTTTGTGGCCTGTTCTTTGGCTGATATTATCCGCCGCTTTAAAAAGTCCGGTAAAAAATGGACTGAGCTTCCAAAGATGGCAGCCATACAGTTGAATGACACACACCCTTCCATTGCAGTTGCAGAACTTATGCGGGTGCTCATCGATGAAGAAGGTCTTGACTGGGACAGCGCATGGGACATTACCGTCAACACCATGGGCTACACCAACCACACACTCATGCCCGAAGCTCTGGAAAAATGGTCGGTACCCATGTTCGAAAAGCTTCTTCCCCGGCATCTTCAGCTGATTTACGAGATCAATCACCGCTTCCTCAGCAAGGTAGCTGTGAAGTTCCCCGGCGACACCGCAAAACTCCGGGACATGAGCATTATCGAAGAAGGCGAACCCAAAATGATCCGCATGGCGTTCCTGGCCATCGTCGGTTCACACTCCGTCAACGGGGTGGCAGCTCTGCATACCGAACTTCTGAAGGCACGACTGGTACCCAACTTCGCCTCCATGTGGCCCGAGCGTTTCAACAACAAGACCAACGGGATCACCCAGCGAAGATTTCTCCTGAAATCAAATCCCCCCCTTGCCGAGCTGCTCACAGAGACCGTGGGTGACGGCTGGATTACCCAGCTCAGTGAGCTGGAACAGATCAGAAGCAAAGCCAAAGATGCGACATTCCAGAAGAAGATCGCCAAAGTGAAACTGGAAGCCAAAAAGCGCCTGGCCGAGTATGTTGAAAAGGATTACGGCTACAAGCTGGATACATCCCACATCTTCGACATTCAGATCAAGCGTATCCATGAGTACAAGCGTCAGCTCCTGAACGCACTTCACATCATCATGCTCTACAACCGGATCAAGCGGGGCGACACCAAAGATATGGCTCCCCGAACCTTCATCTTCGGCGGAAAAGCTGCCCCCGGATATCAGATGGCCAAACTGATCATCAAGCTGATCAACAATATTGCCACGGTTATCAACAACGATCCCGATGTGAACAAATACCTGCAGGTATACTTCCTGGGCAACTACCGGGTAAGCCTTGCAGAGCGTCTGATCCCCGCAGCGGATGTATCCGAGCAGATTTCCACCGCCGGTACAGAGGCATCGGGTACTGGTAACATGAAATTCATGGCCAACGGTGCACTGACCATCGGTACTCTCGATGGAGCGAATATCGAAATCAAGGAAGAAGCCGGAGATGACAACATCTTTATCTTCGGAATGAACGCCGATGAAGTGGAAGCCCTCCGACCCGTGTACGATCCCTATCAGTACTACCTGGAAGATACGGAAATCAAGGAGGCTCTGGACCTTCTGTTCAGCGGATACTTTAACTTCGGTGAGCCGGGCATTTTCGAGCCCATCCGCCAAACACTCTTCGAGCGGGGTGACAACTACATGCACCTTGCCGATCTGCGAAGCTACGCCGACGCCCACGATCAGGTTGTGAAAACCTATAATAACCAAAAGAAATGGCTTGAGATGTCCATCAACAATATTGCCGGATGCGGAAAGTTTTCCTCAGACCGGACAATTCATCAGTATGCTGAAGATATCTGGAATGTAAAGCCCTGCAAGGTGGAAAGAAACACCGAAGGCGATGACACTCTCATCGAAGCTACACTCAAGGGAAAGAAGTAA